One window of the Takifugu rubripes chromosome 13, fTakRub1.2, whole genome shotgun sequence genome contains the following:
- the lsp1a gene encoding lymphocyte-specific protein 1, with product MSEPIRRKNSSRQLLENLIRVTAQRSQEDAEEVERERRRRSRERDRREDSGLQDNRTEDRQPEEELKPSSSSSSSSSSALEEDEGFGDWSHRAENRGESEEWRSRRGRVQTSPTLQQKSGQEEQQEDDEEEEEVCKLQQASRRTPEVSSNKAKVLHSSAMFLPHEAELQPSTGQPAHRSSDLVTGTMDSRGACSVDDQEQRREEPRVPQTRWRSEGPLRDDEEDEELILNELAAESEEGGEADRRSAGSSRDEEAMCCYGPMSPTFKKLLIQFYPDETTSRVSTDGKCTIIERTESLKKSTNSVKRTSLPVTVSKINRKLEMYTQALEISSKENRSGTPSLTDLTAASEPVSSKKSLFEGGEAWNQNVPSVTPSKDADGLKVGVADLINQWVRGSEHGSRCSSPFTPAEGSTCKRYRFVVTGHGKYEKVPIEGYEDTNSPSAQQFYEDL from the exons ATGTCCGAGCCCATCAGAAGAAAAAACTCCAGCAGACAACTCCTGGAGAACCTCATCAG GGTGACGGCCCAGCGGAGCCAGGAGGATGCTGAAGAGGTGGAGcgggagcggaggaggaggagcagagagagggacagacgaGAGGACAGTGGGCTGCAGGACAACCGGACAGAGGACAGGCA gccggaggaggagctgaagcccagcagcagcagcagcagcagcagcagctcggctctggaggaggacgagggctTTGGTGACTGGAGCCACAGGGCGGAGAACCGGGGGGAGTcggaggagtggaggagcaggagggggagggtgcAAACATCTCCAACGCTGCAGCAGAAatcaggacaggaggaacagcaggaggatgacgaggaggaggaggaggtgtgcaagtTACAGCAGGCTTCACGAAGAACTCCAGAA GTGTCCAGCAACAAAGCCAAGGTGTTGCACAGCTCAGCCATGTTCCTCCCTCACGAAGCTGAGCTGCAGCCCAGCACCGGCCAACCAGCACACAGGAGCTCTGACCTGGTTACTGGGACGATGGATTCACG TGGTGCTTGCAGTGTGGATGATCAGGAGCAACGCCGGGAGGAGCCGAGGGTTCCGCAGACACGGTGGAGGTCTGAGGGACCCCTACGGGACGACgaagaggacgaggagctgATTCTGAATGAG CTGGCAGCAGAGAGCGAGGAGGGCGGGGAGGCTGACAGGAGGTCAGCGGGCAGCAGCAGGGACGAGGAGGCCATGTGCTGTTATGGACCCATGAGCCCAACATTCAAG AAACTCCTCATCCAGTTTTACCCA GATGAAACAACCAGCAGAGTCTCGACAGATGGGAAGTGCACG ATAATCGAGAGGACAGAATCCTTGAAGAAGAG cacaaacagcgtAAAGAGGACGTCTCTCCCTGTTACGGTGTCCAAGAttaacaggaagctggagaTGTATACGCAGGCACTGGAG ATCTCCTCAAAGGAAAACAGATCGGGCACTCCGTCGCTGACGGACCTGACAGCAGCCTCCGAACCCGTCTCTTCCAAAAAGAGCCTGTTTGAGGGCGGAGAAGCCTGGAACCAGAACGTCCCCTCTGTCACCCCATCGAAG GATGCAGATGGCTTAAAAGTGGGGGTGGCTGACCTCATCAATCAGTGGGTCAGAGGAAGTGAACATGGGAGCCGGTGCAGCTCACCTTTCACACCAGCA GAAGGCTCCACCTGTAAACGATACAGGTTTGTGGTGACGGGTCACGGAAAATATGAGAAGGTTCCCATTGAAGGATATGAGGATACAAACAGCCCATCAG